From a single Chloroflexota bacterium genomic region:
- a CDS encoding efflux RND transporter permease subunit yields the protein MGLTRVAITRPVFILMVISAMVILGLVSFSRLNAELFPSINFPVVTVVTTYSGASPDDVDRLVTQPLQDAIAGIADIDVLQSSSAEGRSQITITFLDSANTDTAAIDVQRRVGAVVNQLPADADTPSVLKLDPGLQPVLFLAFNGNMPLDRLFVLADDKIKPRLESQNGVASVTISGGLQREVQILVNPDRLRAYGLTIDQVSQAIARENQGQPSGSIDRGRERINLRVYGLFQSVEDIRAVQIPTNGGQNIRLVDVAEVVDTFKKPTSRTWLNGQEAVSLTITKQSGSNEIATVDGVRAEIARVNKDLPSGASISIISDNSVATRNSLRGVQQSLIEAVALTGLVLLVFLHTLRSTVIVLFAIPTSLITTFLAMLFLGFTLNLMSSIALVMVIGVLVDDSIVVLENIFRHLEMGEEPKDAAIKGRSEIGLAAIAITLVDVVVFTPVAFMSGTVGGFFRQFGLVIAAATLLSLFVSFTLTPMLASRWLKSGHHEPSFTPWRLFLRGFEAFMDGTRQVYGRMIAWVLRHRWVPVLAAVITLGAAIAMVPLGLIKFEFIPASDNGQVSVTVEMPPGSSLEATENVLKVINSRIADIPEIEFYLAASGQGGGSGFGASGSGVRFGRVQIVLYPLHDRHRSNVQIADEVIERTRDIPVATIRVATASGGGGSSQPIQALITGEDPQTLQAVAARVQETLAGISGARDVTNSVAASNPETRVIPDRQRMADSGVSAQQLAQVLRTAVDGSVTTKLRAEGQDEVDVRLLLAEQARADVGSILAIPMTATRGGQSATINVGQVARASEVAGPTSVDRRNRQRLVTIGASLGAGVPLNDVTRPLQQAVTEMTADGTIPAGYVVSLGGQSEQQAKAFNNLILALALSVILEYMLLAALYESMILPFATMFALPLAVIGAFVGLAVTGNTLNLLSMIGVIVLMGLVGKNGILLIDYTNTLRNQGRARNDALREAGETRLRPILMTTVALVAGLTPLAIGLEEGSETYKGMASVIIGGMLSSTLLSLLVVPCMYTYFDDLQRLIVRLWRWRPFRRGGMAEPHPLPARESAHGPAVAGRPRLEEVGSRG from the coding sequence ATGGGTCTGACACGCGTCGCCATCACCCGCCCGGTCTTCATCCTCATGGTGATCTCGGCGATGGTCATTCTTGGCCTCGTCTCGTTCAGCCGCCTGAATGCCGAGCTGTTCCCGAGCATCAATTTTCCGGTCGTGACCGTCGTCACGACGTACTCGGGTGCGTCGCCTGACGATGTCGACCGGCTGGTGACCCAGCCGCTCCAGGACGCCATTGCCGGCATCGCCGACATCGACGTGCTGCAGTCGTCGTCGGCGGAGGGCCGCTCGCAGATCACCATTACCTTTCTGGACTCAGCCAACACGGACACGGCCGCCATCGACGTGCAGCGGCGCGTCGGCGCGGTGGTCAACCAGTTGCCGGCAGATGCTGACACGCCGTCCGTCTTGAAGCTCGATCCCGGGCTGCAGCCGGTCCTCTTCCTGGCGTTCAACGGCAACATGCCACTCGACCGGCTCTTCGTGCTGGCGGACGACAAGATCAAGCCGCGCCTCGAATCGCAGAACGGCGTCGCCTCGGTCACTATCAGCGGCGGCCTCCAGCGCGAGGTTCAGATCCTGGTCAACCCGGATCGGCTGCGCGCCTACGGTTTGACCATCGATCAGGTCTCCCAGGCCATCGCGCGGGAGAACCAGGGCCAGCCCAGCGGCAGCATCGACCGTGGCCGCGAGCGCATCAACCTGCGAGTCTACGGCCTGTTTCAGTCCGTCGAGGACATCCGCGCCGTCCAGATCCCGACGAATGGTGGCCAGAACATCCGCCTCGTGGACGTCGCCGAGGTCGTCGACACCTTCAAGAAGCCGACGAGCCGCACCTGGCTGAACGGGCAGGAAGCCGTCTCGCTGACGATCACCAAGCAGTCGGGCAGCAACGAGATCGCCACGGTGGACGGCGTCCGCGCTGAGATCGCGCGGGTGAACAAGGATCTGCCGAGCGGCGCCAGCATCTCGATCATCAGCGACAACTCGGTCGCCACGCGCAACTCGCTCAGGGGCGTGCAGCAGAGCCTGATCGAGGCCGTCGCGCTGACAGGCCTGGTGCTGCTGGTCTTCCTGCACACGCTCCGCAGCACGGTCATCGTGCTCTTCGCGATCCCGACCTCGCTGATCACGACCTTCCTGGCGATGCTCTTCCTCGGGTTCACCTTGAACCTGATGTCGTCCATCGCCCTGGTCATGGTCATCGGCGTGCTGGTGGACGACTCCATCGTGGTGCTGGAGAACATCTTCCGCCACCTGGAGATGGGCGAGGAGCCAAAGGACGCCGCCATCAAGGGGCGCAGCGAGATCGGGCTGGCGGCCATCGCCATCACCCTGGTGGACGTGGTGGTCTTCACGCCGGTTGCCTTCATGTCGGGTACGGTGGGCGGCTTCTTCCGCCAGTTCGGACTGGTGATCGCGGCGGCGACGCTCCTCTCGCTGTTCGTCTCGTTCACGCTGACCCCGATGCTCGCCTCCCGCTGGCTCAAGAGCGGCCACCACGAGCCGTCGTTCACGCCGTGGCGGCTGTTTCTGCGCGGCTTCGAAGCGTTCATGGACGGCACGCGGCAGGTCTACGGCCGGATGATCGCCTGGGTGCTCCGGCACCGCTGGGTGCCCGTGCTCGCGGCGGTCATCACACTGGGCGCTGCCATCGCGATGGTGCCGCTCGGGCTGATCAAGTTCGAGTTCATTCCGGCCTCGGACAACGGCCAGGTCTCGGTGACGGTCGAGATGCCGCCAGGGTCGTCGCTCGAAGCGACCGAGAACGTGCTCAAGGTCATCAACAGCCGCATCGCGGACATCCCAGAGATCGAGTTCTACCTGGCGGCATCTGGCCAGGGCGGCGGCAGCGGCTTCGGTGCGAGCGGCAGTGGCGTGCGGTTTGGTCGCGTCCAGATCGTGCTGTACCCACTGCACGACCGTCATCGCTCGAACGTCCAGATCGCCGACGAGGTCATCGAGCGGACTCGCGACATCCCCGTCGCCACAATCCGGGTGGCGACTGCCAGCGGCGGCGGTGGCAGCAGCCAGCCGATCCAGGCCCTGATCACGGGCGAGGATCCGCAGACGCTCCAGGCGGTCGCCGCCAGGGTCCAGGAGACGCTGGCCGGCATCTCTGGCGCGCGCGACGTGACCAACAGCGTGGCGGCGTCGAATCCCGAGACCCGCGTGATCCCGGACCGGCAGCGGATGGCCGACTCCGGCGTCTCAGCCCAACAGCTCGCGCAGGTGCTGCGGACCGCCGTGGACGGCTCGGTCACCACCAAGCTGCGCGCCGAGGGGCAGGACGAGGTGGACGTGCGCCTGCTGCTGGCCGAGCAGGCACGGGCGGACGTCGGCAGCATCCTGGCGATTCCGATGACGGCCACGCGCGGCGGCCAGTCCGCGACGATCAACGTCGGGCAGGTGGCCCGGGCGTCCGAGGTGGCTGGCCCGACCTCGGTTGACCGCCGCAATCGTCAGCGGCTGGTGACCATCGGCGCGAGCCTCGGCGCTGGCGTCCCCCTCAACGACGTGACACGACCGCTGCAGCAGGCGGTCACCGAGATGACGGCTGACGGAACGATCCCAGCCGGTTATGTCGTGTCGCTTGGCGGCCAGAGCGAGCAGCAGGCGAAGGCGTTCAACAACCTGATCCTGGCCCTCGCGCTCTCGGTGATCCTGGAGTACATGCTGCTGGCAGCCCTCTACGAGAGCATGATCCTGCCGTTCGCCACCATGTTCGCCCTGCCGCTGGCCGTGATCGGCGCGTTTGTCGGGCTGGCCGTGACCGGCAACACGCTGAACCTGCTCTCGATGATCGGCGTGATCGTGCTGATGGGGCTGGTGGGCAAGAACGGCATCCTGCTGATCGACTACACCAACACGCTCCGCAATCAGGGACGCGCGCGCAACGACGCCCTCCGCGAGGCCGGCGAGACGCGCCTCCGCCCGATCCTGATGACGACCGTGGCGCTGGTCGCTGGCCTGACGCCGCTGGCGATCGGCCTGGAGGAAGGCTCCGAGACCTACAAGGGCATGGCCTCGGTGATCATCGGCGGCATGCTCTCGTCCACGCTCCTGAGCCTGCTGGTCGTCCCCTGCATGTACACCTACTTCGACGATCTGCAGCGGCTGATCGTGCGGCTGTGGCGCTGGCGGCCATTCCGGCGCGGCGGGATGGCCGAGCCGCATCCGCTGCCCGCACGTGAGTCGGCCCACGGCCCGGCGGTCGCTGGCCGCCCGCGCCTCGAAGAGGTCGGCAGCCGGGGCTGA
- a CDS encoding MarR family transcriptional regulator, translating into MFHGFMKALHALDNPSWGSLDLTMSQLKTIMLLVDTGGLTGRDLVERLKVGAPAVTAVVDRLVQRGYARREEDRADRRISWARPTDKATALFERIHATHRARLADILKTIPADQLDTVLSAITTLEVAAVQQAGLTPRTGKACS; encoded by the coding sequence ATGTTCCACGGCTTCATGAAGGCGCTACACGCGCTCGACAATCCCAGCTGGGGCAGCCTCGACCTGACCATGAGCCAGCTCAAGACGATCATGCTGCTGGTGGACACGGGCGGCCTGACCGGACGCGACCTTGTCGAACGGTTGAAGGTGGGTGCGCCCGCCGTGACGGCGGTCGTGGATCGCCTGGTGCAGCGCGGCTACGCGCGGCGCGAAGAGGACCGAGCCGACCGGCGGATCTCGTGGGCGCGGCCCACCGACAAGGCGACCGCGCTCTTCGAGCGGATCCATGCGACGCACCGCGCGCGGCTTGCCGACATTCTGAAGACGATCCCGGCCGACCAGCTTGACACCGTGCTGTCGGCCATCACCACGCTCGAGGTGGCTGCAGTGCAGCAGGCCGGCCTCACACCACGTACTGGGAAGGCCTGTTCATGA
- a CDS encoding DHA2 family efflux MFS transporter permease subunit, whose amino-acid sequence MISAPHHSASGRPSSPTITQILATLAAIILGAFMSILDATIVNVALPTFGRVFETSIQSLQWIITGYMLASAAVIPISGWLSDRYGSKRVYLTALVMFTLGSALCAAATTAPMLALFRVIQGLGGGMLMPVGMAVLFRVSPPEKRGAVMGIFGIPMLLGPALGPVISGWLLEIASWPWIFLINVPVGVVAVYIGIRSLPSFASESSQAPLDLVGLVLGPIAFSALTYGISESTEYGWTGLPTLVGVGVGFLALIGFVARQLTTAHPLIELRVFTSRDFSVAILAQWLMIFGMFGTFFLIPVFLQQVRGYSPLQTGLLTLPNAVVAACTMPLAGRLFDRFGARPPVVVGLSIVVVAFWLLSGLNAGTTTFELILALAIMGGGMGMAMMPLGTHVLNTAPRNLVSRVTSLSGACQNVVSSLAVATFATLLQGRMLANAAGSAQTTTAQAQAFGDVYGSALWVIVFAALVVLTLRRPAPNPHGGQHQREVVSSVA is encoded by the coding sequence ATGATCTCCGCTCCGCACCACTCGGCGTCCGGTCGCCCGTCGTCGCCGACGATCACCCAGATCCTGGCGACGCTCGCGGCCATCATCCTCGGCGCGTTCATGTCGATCCTGGACGCGACCATCGTCAACGTGGCGCTCCCGACGTTCGGACGCGTCTTCGAGACCAGCATCCAGTCGCTCCAGTGGATCATCACCGGGTACATGCTGGCGTCGGCTGCCGTCATCCCGATCTCGGGCTGGCTCAGCGACCGCTACGGCTCGAAACGGGTCTACCTGACGGCGCTGGTGATGTTCACGCTCGGCTCGGCGCTCTGCGCGGCGGCCACCACGGCCCCGATGCTCGCGCTGTTCCGGGTGATCCAGGGGCTTGGCGGCGGCATGCTGATGCCGGTCGGCATGGCCGTCCTCTTCCGCGTCTCGCCGCCCGAGAAGCGCGGCGCAGTCATGGGCATCTTCGGCATCCCGATGCTGCTCGGACCGGCCCTCGGTCCGGTCATCTCGGGCTGGCTGCTGGAGATCGCTTCCTGGCCGTGGATCTTCCTGATCAACGTGCCGGTGGGCGTCGTCGCCGTCTACATCGGGATCCGGTCGCTGCCGAGCTTCGCGAGCGAGAGCTCCCAGGCGCCGCTCGACCTCGTCGGGCTGGTGCTCGGCCCGATAGCGTTCTCGGCCCTGACCTACGGCATCAGCGAGAGCACCGAGTACGGCTGGACCGGTCTGCCGACCCTGGTCGGCGTCGGCGTCGGCTTTCTGGCGCTGATCGGATTCGTCGCACGGCAACTGACCACGGCCCATCCGCTGATCGAGCTACGGGTGTTCACGAGCCGCGATTTCAGCGTCGCCATCCTGGCCCAGTGGCTGATGATCTTCGGCATGTTCGGGACGTTCTTCCTGATTCCGGTCTTTCTCCAGCAGGTGCGTGGCTACTCCCCGCTCCAGACGGGCTTGCTGACGCTGCCAAACGCGGTGGTGGCCGCCTGCACCATGCCGCTGGCTGGCCGGCTGTTCGACCGCTTCGGGGCGCGCCCGCCGGTCGTGGTGGGGTTGAGCATCGTGGTTGTCGCGTTCTGGCTGCTCTCGGGCCTGAACGCGGGGACGACGACCTTCGAGCTGATCCTGGCCCTGGCGATCATGGGCGGTGGCATGGGCATGGCGATGATGCCGCTGGGGACACACGTCCTCAACACGGCGCCACGCAACCTCGTCAGCCGGGTCACGTCGCTCAGCGGGGCCTGCCAGAACGTCGTGTCGTCGCTGGCGGTGGCGACCTTCGCGACGCTGCTCCAGGGGCGGATGCTGGCGAACGCCGCCGGCAGTGCACAGACCACCACGGCCCAGGCCCAGGCGTTCGGGGATGTCTACGGCTCGGCGCTGTGGGTGATCGTGTTCGCGGCGCTGGTCGTGCTGACCTTGCGACGGCCGGCCCCGAACCCGCACGGCGGCCAGCATCAGCGTGAGGTGGTATCGTCCGTCGCGTGA
- a CDS encoding histidinol-phosphate aminotransferase family protein, with the protein MSESPAPTPAPTPTPTIAVGAPPVPRQPAVPRVEHGGPDYAELATLGIRADALLDFSVNKNPLGASPRALRALDLVDVSVYPDDRCLRLRAALATAHAVRDDEVLVGNGSVELIWLLAEAYLAPGDTALILGPTFGEYEAGARRAGATVVQLDASERDGFRPDLPTVCAEIERLRPRVVFVCNPNNPTGQALDPEALRSMLASLSDGLLVVDEAYIELAEGVESADALRREDRRLVVLRSLTKSHGLAGLRLGYLLADPEVGRAISLSQPPWSVNAYAQAAGLAALGDDEYLREGRRLARRARALLVDGLEQLGFSCVPTRASFWLVRVGDGQQVRTELLRRGILVRDARSFGLPAYIRVSVRPLDECERLLAVLSGLVSSGVLPGDQVT; encoded by the coding sequence GTGAGTGAGTCGCCGGCGCCAACTCCCGCGCCAACCCCCACGCCAACCATCGCTGTCGGGGCGCCGCCCGTGCCCCGACAGCCCGCTGTGCCGCGTGTCGAGCATGGCGGGCCAGACTATGCTGAGCTGGCGACCCTCGGCATTCGCGCCGACGCCCTGCTGGACTTCAGCGTCAACAAGAACCCCCTCGGCGCATCCCCGCGCGCGCTGCGGGCGCTCGACCTTGTGGACGTATCCGTCTATCCGGACGACCGTTGCCTGCGGCTGCGGGCCGCGCTGGCGACGGCCCACGCGGTGCGTGACGACGAGGTGCTGGTCGGCAACGGCTCGGTCGAGCTGATCTGGCTGCTGGCCGAGGCGTACCTCGCGCCGGGCGACACGGCGCTGATCCTCGGCCCGACCTTCGGCGAGTATGAGGCCGGGGCACGCCGAGCCGGCGCGACGGTCGTGCAGCTGGACGCCTCCGAGCGCGATGGATTTCGTCCCGATCTGCCAACCGTCTGCGCCGAGATCGAGCGGCTGCGCCCGCGCGTCGTGTTCGTCTGTAACCCGAACAACCCGACCGGCCAGGCGCTGGACCCTGAGGCGCTCCGGTCGATGCTCGCGAGCCTGAGCGACGGGCTGTTGGTCGTCGATGAGGCGTACATCGAGCTTGCCGAAGGCGTCGAGAGCGCCGACGCCCTCCGCCGTGAAGACCGGCGGCTGGTGGTGTTGCGCTCGCTGACGAAGAGTCACGGGCTGGCGGGGCTGCGACTCGGCTACCTGCTGGCCGACCCCGAGGTCGGGCGGGCGATCAGCCTGTCGCAGCCGCCCTGGAGCGTCAACGCCTACGCCCAGGCGGCCGGGCTGGCCGCCCTCGGCGACGACGAGTACCTGCGCGAAGGTCGGCGGCTGGCCCGCCGTGCCCGCGCGCTGCTGGTGGACGGGCTGGAGCAGCTCGGATTCTCCTGCGTGCCGACCCGTGCGAGCTTCTGGCTCGTCCGCGTCGGAGATGGCCAGCAGGTACGGACCGAGCTGTTGCGGCGTGGCATCCTGGTACGAGATGCCCGCTCATTCGGACTGCCGGCGTATATCCGTGTGTCAGTTCGGCCGCTGGACGAGTGCGAGCGCCTGCTGGCGGTGCTCTCCGGCTTGGTATCCTCCGGCGTACTCCCCGGCGATCAGGTGACGTGA
- a CDS encoding response regulator transcription factor, which translates to MARVLVVDDEPTLVDTIRYSLRRDGFDVHVAMDGNEALKLARASMPDLVVLDLMLPGIDGLEVCRQLRRESTVPILMLTAKDDEIDKIVGLEVGADDYMTKPFSMRELLARIRAMLRRSRMTQQAADEEGPQAVRSGDLEVDPLQRRVTLGERVLQLKPKEFDLLIYLMQHRGQVLTRDQLLEKVWGYTFGGDTRTVDVHIRWLREKVEEDPGSPRRLETVRGVGYRFVS; encoded by the coding sequence ATGGCGCGCGTGCTGGTGGTTGACGACGAGCCTACCCTCGTAGACACGATCCGTTACAGCCTCCGCCGTGACGGCTTCGACGTGCATGTCGCGATGGACGGCAACGAGGCGCTGAAGCTGGCGCGGGCGAGCATGCCTGACCTCGTCGTGCTGGACCTGATGTTGCCCGGCATCGACGGCCTCGAAGTGTGCCGCCAGCTGCGGCGCGAGAGCACCGTCCCGATCCTGATGCTCACCGCCAAGGACGACGAGATCGACAAGATCGTCGGGCTGGAGGTTGGGGCTGACGACTACATGACGAAGCCGTTCAGCATGCGTGAGCTGCTGGCGCGGATTCGGGCCATGCTGCGCCGCTCGCGGATGACCCAGCAGGCCGCCGACGAAGAAGGTCCCCAGGCGGTGCGCTCCGGCGATCTGGAGGTCGATCCGCTCCAGCGCAGGGTGACGTTGGGTGAGCGTGTCCTGCAACTCAAGCCGAAGGAGTTCGACCTGCTGATCTACCTGATGCAGCATCGCGGGCAGGTCCTGACGCGCGACCAGCTTCTGGAGAAGGTCTGGGGCTACACCTTCGGCGGCGACACGCGCACGGTCGACGTCCACATCCGCTGGCTGCGCGAGAAGGTCGAAGAGGATCCTGGCTCGCCGCGCCGCCTGGAGACGGTGCGGGGCGTCGGCTATCGCTTCGTCAGCTGA
- a CDS encoding NAD(P)-dependent oxidoreductase yields the protein MATDLVRVAFLGLGAMGLPMACNLAEAGFEVAGFDVAAERSAQLAERGGRAAATPADAARGAQVVAAIPFDADQERAALFGPNGALETLDPGGLVILMATIGPVALRALAADITARGFRVVDAPVTGGASGAQAGTLTVIASGAAVDLAAAAPILKPMSGQVFQVGTEPGQGQMIKMVNQLLVGTHLAAAAEAMALARAAGADLQQVYDLLITGQARSQIFVSRVGAMLDGGFQTGSSLRIFTEKDMPLVLETGRAFGVPMVTASAALQTMQLAAAFGLEDASDAKLIHLLTDPVAVVSELTADRDRS from the coding sequence ATGGCAACGGACCTCGTGCGGGTGGCATTCCTTGGGCTGGGGGCGATGGGCCTGCCGATGGCCTGCAACCTCGCCGAGGCTGGCTTCGAGGTTGCCGGCTTCGACGTGGCAGCGGAGCGCTCGGCGCAGCTTGCCGAGCGCGGTGGACGGGCCGCCGCCACGCCGGCCGACGCTGCCCGGGGAGCACAGGTCGTCGCCGCCATCCCGTTCGACGCCGACCAGGAACGCGCGGCGTTGTTCGGCCCCAACGGTGCGCTGGAGACGCTCGATCCGGGCGGCCTCGTGATCCTGATGGCGACCATCGGCCCGGTCGCCCTGCGCGCGCTGGCGGCCGACATCACGGCGCGCGGCTTTCGGGTCGTGGACGCGCCGGTGACCGGCGGGGCGTCGGGGGCGCAGGCCGGCACGCTGACGGTCATCGCGTCGGGGGCGGCCGTGGATCTGGCCGCCGCCGCACCGATCCTCAAACCGATGTCCGGCCAGGTGTTCCAGGTCGGGACGGAGCCGGGCCAGGGCCAGATGATCAAAATGGTCAACCAGCTGCTGGTCGGCACGCACCTCGCGGCCGCTGCCGAGGCGATGGCGTTGGCGCGGGCGGCCGGCGCCGATCTCCAGCAAGTCTACGACCTCCTGATCACCGGACAGGCCCGCAGCCAGATCTTCGTCAGCCGCGTCGGCGCGATGCTCGACGGCGGCTTCCAGACCGGATCGAGCCTGCGAATCTTCACCGAGAAGGACATGCCGCTGGTGCTTGAGACGGGCCGCGCGTTCGGCGTCCCGATGGTCACGGCATCGGCGGCGCTCCAGACGATGCAGCTTGCTGCCGCGTTCGGGCTGGAGGATGCCAGCGATGCGAAGCTGATCCACCTGCTGACCGATCCTGTCGCGGTCGTGTCCGAGCTGACCGCCGACCGCGACCGCTCATAG